Genomic window (Candidatus Culexarchaeum yellowstonense):
GCCGGGTTATCATACACCCCTCTTTGTTTTAACGTCCACTGCGAAGTGTATCTTAATGTAGCGCTTCTTCTTTCCATATGTTCGCTCAACCCATCCACCACACCTATGAACGCTAACGCCGCTTGAGTCAATAGCTATAACGATAGGGCCATCATAGCCACTTAAAGATTCGTATAGCGGTAGGTTAAGCATTAGAATGCGCCTCCTAACCCATGAGTAACCGGCTGATGGAAGCTTAGGTATAAGCCCACTCAAAGCCCTAGTGAATCCCTCAATCTGCCTATAGGGCATAGAGAATAGGTAGCGGACAACAGCCAAGAAAACAATATATCTATCCGTAATCTTGAATGACCTCCCAACCTTACCATCATTCAAGAGGCTAAGCTCATAATCATAGCCTTCAAGAAAATCTAGGCTGAGAAGAAGCTCACCACGCCTAATAAGCCTCTCATCAACACGCTTCCAATCCATAAAGAAAAAAGAACCGAACAGAAAAATTAATTAAGCCACAAAGCATTATTTAAAATAAAAATTTTTATATTTAATTAGGGAAATATGCATTTTGGAGGAAGAAAAATGAAAAAAACATATGGAACAATCTTGTGTGCGCTGGTTATAACCTTCACTCTCAACGGATTGCTATCAATATCGAATGTGTTTGCCCAAGAACTGAAGCGGGAGGAATGCCTCATCTATACTGAGGAAGAAGGAATTACGGTTTTGCCCGGTAAGTTCTTCAATCCGCTCTCACCGGATGTGCAGAGCGTATGGTATAATGGTATATTTGAAACATTATATATATTTGATCCAGTGAATTTCGCCCTAATTCCCTGGCTTGCCGACGGTAAACCTGTATGGGTTGACCCGTACACGCTTGAGGTTAAGTTAAAGGATGCCTACTGGCAGGATTACACTCCCTTAACCGCCGAGGACGTCGTATACACTTACAGCCTAGCTAAGAAATATCCTGAATTGGGCGGAGATCTGCTGGCAATGTGGTCTGCTCTAACGGATATTAAAGCAGTTGATGAACATACAATTCGTTTCTATGTAAACGAGAGCC
Coding sequences:
- a CDS encoding transposase translates to MDWKRVDERLIRRGELLLSLDFLEGYDYELSLLNDGKVGRSFKITDRYIVFLAVVRYLFSMPYRQIEGFTRALSGLIPKLPSAGYSWVRRRILMLNLPLYESLSGYDGPIVIAIDSSGVSVHRCGGWVERTYGKKKRYIKIHFAVDVKTKRGV